ACGAAAGGGATGCAAACGAATGGTGATCTGACGAATATTCTGAGATGTAAGAAACCCGGCTCCTAATGTGTTGGACGAGTTTGAAATGATGCGCACCTTCTGTGCAAAAACTTTGGCTAGTTTTTATTTCACATGtaattttccgtgtaccttgcATCAGCGAAATAAAGGGACAGTGTTTAGCGTGTAGCTGAAAAGAAAAGAAGCGCGCGAAGGAAAATACAGTCCACTCGATTCGAAAAACGGAAAACATAGTGTATTAAGTGATGGAAGTTTTGCAACGAAGACAGTGTTCAGAACACGCTTCTAGTAATATTTTTCTTCAACTGCAGCGTAACAATCCACAAGCTATTTCTCGACTTCAATAAGATTCATCATTTACTTAGCCTTCAACAAGCACCTCTATCGGAAAGCAGCTCAACTATCTAATTAAAACCTGTTGCCAGGCTGAGAGGTGTAACTCCGCCTGGctttgtttcaatattttagcTGGCGCCATGTTCTAGCAAAACCATAGCAGCCTTGGAATTTCCCTTCCAAGCAGCCACATGCAAGGGAGTTCGACCATCATCTGAAGTAGTGCAGTCAATGTCGGCTCCCTTCGCAACCAACAACCGGATGATTTCGGGGCAGTTCTTTTCTGCTGCACAGTGTAATGGCGTCGAAGCAGTGTCAGTTCTTCCTAAATGAACGTTTGCTCCCATTTCGAGGAGAATTTTGACAGCAGCAATGGCGCCGTTCCAAGATGCCACAAACAAAGGAGTTACACCTTCATCAGAGGTTACGCAGTCAATGTCGGCTCCCTTCGCAACCAACAACCGGATGATTTCGGGGCAGTTCTTTTGTGCTGCACAGTGTAATGGCGTCGAAGCAGTGTCTGTTCTTCCTAAATGAACGTTTGCTCCCATTTCGAGGAGAATTTTGACAGCAGCAATGGCGCCGCTTAAAGATGCCACAAACAAAGGAGTTCGGCCTTCATCAGAGGTTACGCAGTCAATGTCGGCTCCCTTCGCAACCAACAACCGGATGATTTCGGGATAGTTCTTTTGTGCTGCACAGTGTAATGGCGAGTAAGCAGTGTCAGTTCTTCCTAGGAGAACGTTTGCTCCCATTTCGAGGAGAATTTTGACAGCATCAATGGCGCCGCTTAAAGATGCCACAAACAAAGGAGTTCGACCATCATCTGAGGTTGTGCAGTCAATGTCGGCTCCCTTCGCAACCAACAACCGGATGATTTCAGGGTAGTTATTTTGTGCTGCACAGTGTAATGGCGTCGAAGCAGTGTCTGTTCTTCCTAAATGAACGTTTGCTCCCATTTCGAGGAGAATTTTGACAGCATCAATGGCGCCGCTTAAAGATGCCTCAAATAAAGGAGTTCGGCCTTCATCAGAGGTTACGCAGTCAATGTCGGCTCCCTTCGCAACCAACAACCGGATGATTTCGGGATAGTTCTTTTGTGCTGCACAGTGTAATGGCGAGTAAGCAGTGTCAGTTCTTCCTAGGAGAACGTTTGCTCCCATTTCGAGGAGAATTTTGACAGCATCAATGGCGCCGCTTAAAGATGCCACAAACAAAGGAGTTCGACCATCATCTGAGGTTGTGCAGTCAATGTCGGCTCCCTTCGCAACCAACAACCGGATGATTTCAGGGTAGTTATTTTGTGCTGCACAGTGTAATGGCGTCGAAGCAGTGTCTGTTCTTCCTAAATGAACGTTTGCTCCCATTTCGAGGAGAATTTTGACAGCATCAATGGCGCCGCTTAAAGATGCCTCAAATAAAGGAGTTCGGCCTTCATCAGAGGTTACGCAGTCAATGTCGGCTCCCTTCGCAACCAACAACCGGATGATTTCGGGATAGTTCTTTTGTGCTGCACAGTGTAATGGCGAGTAAGCAGTGTCAGTTCTTCCTAGGAGAACGTTTGCTCCCATTTCGAGGAGAATTTTGACAGCATCAATGGCGCCGCTTAAAGATGCCACAAACAAAGGAGTTCGACCATCATCTGAGGTTGTGCAGTCAATGTCGGCTCCCTTCGCAACCAACAACCGGATGATTTCAGGGTAGTTATTTTGTGCTGCACAGTGTAATGGCGTCGAAGCAGTGTCTGTTCTTCCTAAATGAACGTTTGCTCCCATTTCGAGGAGAATTTTGACAGCAGCAATGGCGCCGCTTAAAGATGCCACAAACAAAGGAGTTCGGCCTTCATCAGAGGTTACGCAGTCAATGTCGGCTCCCTTCGCAACCAACAACCGGATGATTTCAGGGTAGTTATTTTGTGCTGCACAGTGTAATGGCGTCGAAGCAGTGTCTGTTCTTCCTAAATGAACGTTTGCTCCCATTTCGAGGAGAATTTTGACAGCAGCAATGGCGCCGCTTAAAGATGCCACAAACAAAGGAGTTCGGCCTTCATCAGAGGTTACGCAGTCAATGTCGGCTCCCTTCGCAACCAACAACCGGATGATTTCGGGATAGTTCTTTTGTGCTGCACAGTGTAATGGCGAGTAAGCAGTGTCAGTTCTTCCTAGGAGAACGTTTGCTCCCATTTCGAGGAGAATTTTGACAGCATCAATGGCGCCGCTTAAAGATGCCACAAACAAAGGAGTTCGACCATCATCTGAGGTTGTGCAGTCAATGTCGGCTCCCTTCGCAACCAACAACCGGATGATTTCAGGGTAGTTATTTTGTGCTGCACAGTGTAATGGCGTCGAAGCAGTGTCTGTTCTTCCTAAATGAACGTTTGCTCCCATTTCGAGGAGAATTTTGACAGCATCAATGGCGCCGCTTAAAGATGCCTCAAATAAAGGAGTTCGGCCTTCATCAGAGGTTACGCAGTCAATGTCGGCTCCCTTCGCAACCAACAACCGGATGATTTCGGGATAGTTCTTTTGTGCTGCACAGTGTAATGGCGAGTAAGCAGTGTCAGTTCTTCCTAGGAGAACGTTTGCTCCCATTTCGAGGAGAATTTTGACAGCATCAATGGCGCCGCTTAAAGATGCCACAAACAAAGGAGTTCGACCATCATCTGAGGTTGTGCAGTCAATGTCGGCTCCCTTCGCAACCAACAACCGGATGATTTCAGGGTAGTTATTTTGTGCTGCACAGTGTAATGGCGTCGAAGCAGTGTCTGTTCTTCCTAAATGAACGTTTGCTCCCATTTCGAGGAGAATTTTGACAGCAGCAATGGCGCCGCTTAAAGATGCCACAAACAAAGGAGTTACACCTTCATCAGAGGTTACGCAGTCAATGTCGGCTCCCTTCGCAACCAACAACCGGATGATTTCAGGGTAGTTATTTTGTGCTGCACAGTGTAATGGCGTCGAAGCAGTGTCTGTTCTTCCTAAATGAACGTTTGCTCCCATTTCGAGGAGAATTTTGACAGCATCAATGGCGCCGCTTAAAGATGCCTCAAATAAAGGAGTTCGGCCTTCATCAGAGGTTACGCAGTCAATGTCGGCTCCCTTCTCAACCAGCAACCGTATAATTTCAGGGTAATTATTTTTCGCAGCACAGTGTAATGGCGTCGAAGCATCGTCAGTCCTTCCTAGGCGAACGTTTGCTCCCATTTCGAGGAGAATTTTGACAGCATCAATGGCACCGTTAACAGACGCCTGAAACAAAGGAGTTCGGCCTTCATCAGAGGTTACGCAGTCAATGTCGGCCCCATTTGCAACCAACAACCGGATGATTTCAGGGTAGTTTTGTTGTGCTGCACAGTGTAATGGTGTGAAAGCTTTTTTAGTATTTCCTAGACGAACGTTTGCACCTTCATCGAGCAAAACTAGCACTTCTTTCAAATTACCAAGATAGCAAGCGCGCATTAGTGGCGTCAaatcttcagttttcagttcAAAATCAACGTCAATTCGTTCTTTTGTAACCGCGGGATGCAGCTTAGGTAGACagttttgtattaaatttagTGATTCAGATTCGGATTCCAAATCAAACGTAATGAAAGATGAGGTTTCGGCCAATAGCATATGTACAATATCGGTGTGTTTCTTCGTATTAGCGACGTCTTGAGCAGTTTTTCCATCCGTCGTAGTAGAACTTTTTATAGCCCCATTTTTCAACAATAAtcctacaatttttttgaagttttcaaatGCCGCCCAGTGCAAAGCAGTCCATCCTTTATCACTAGATACAAAATTGACGTTTGCTCCTTTGCTTACCAGAGTTTTCACCATTTCAAAGTGACCTTCTTTCGTTGCAACCAATAAGGGAGTAAGTTCCTCAAGAGCATCAGTACTTTCAATGTCAGCACCATTTTCTAACAACATTATAGCAATCTTCACGTCATTATTTTTAGCAGCTGAATGTAACGGTGTCCAACCTTCCTCAATGATTTCCTCGTTGACATtacccaaattatttttaaaaaaatcaaaagcctTTTCTATGAAGCTTTTCTGTCCTTTCTCTGTAGTGTTATTTGGATCAGCACCTTTTTCCAATAATAAACGGGCGACATCAAAATGACCATTTCTGGTAGCAAGGTGCAGTGGCGTTGATTTCTTTTGAGTCTTAATGTTCACGTTTCCTCGATGTTTTGTCAATATTCGAACAGTTTCTAAGTAGCCTTTACTGGAAGCAAAATGTAAGGCAGTTTGTCCATAAACAGTCGTTGCTCTATCGATTGCTGCTCCTTTTGTCAACAACAGTGACACAATTTCAGCAAATCCTTTCTGCGCTGCTAGATGCAACGGAGTTATTCCGCTATGTTTCGAGGCAGAGTTGACCTGTGCACCTTTATACAATAACAGCTGAACTATAGAAATATATCCCATTTCGGAAGCCATGTGTAACGCCGTCTGACCGTTTTCCTCCGTAGCACTATTGACGTTAGCTGATAAGTTTAAAAGACgcttcacaattttaatatGTCCTCGGTGCGCTGCAAAGTGTAACGCTGTCCAACCATTCAGCCAATTTATGGAATCATTTATGCAGCCTGGTTTGTTATATGTTATTAAGCTAACAAGCGAGATATAACCAAACTCGGCAGCTTTCAGAAGGATTATGCGATGATGTTTGAGAATATGTGTaccattatattttttaaatttatcaaagatTTCAATTTCATCTGTTATTATAGAATTTTCAACAATACCTAATGCGTAGGAGAATGCTTTTCTTTCAAACTCGCGCCGGGAAGATGgcaaaatctttaaaagttgCTTTAATAGAATACTAgctttgaaacaaaaatcagagcattcatttatttttattgacgcTATTTCcgccaaaaaaaatacaatctgAGTACGATCTTTAAGGATAAGACATTTGATTATAATATCATggatgaaattttcaagttcatCACCCTCTAACGTTGAGTATTTATCCCATAAAAACTGTGCCACAAAATATTCAGCTAAGGTTTGATGAACAAACTTAGCCTTTCCATCAGCTACTAGTACTATAAATCCAGTCCTGTCAACAGAATTTTTCATTTGATGTAAAAATATATGCACAGCTTTCAATTCTGTCTTTGACAGAACTATTTTTGTTTCATCTGCGTTGAACAGAGTACAGATTGCAGCTAACCTGTaattatctttatttttttctctatgtTCATTTATATGTTGCTTGTTGGATAGAATCGTTGTATTGATGGTAGTTTTTTCCTTGACCCATACattgaatttcaaatcaatGAATTTTTCGTATAATGTGACTGAAtcaattttttctaatttaaactGGCCATCATGCGTGTTGCaataagtttgaaaattgtattcaaTTAACTCAGCTATCATTTTTATCTGCAATGGTATACTTATTAAATCATGCTCTCCATGACGAGTGGATTGAGGTAGATTCGATAGAACGCGATTTAAGTAATCGTCAAAAGTGTTTCtttcatttgtattattttttaatatttttgtacaaaaatttaaaatataattttcagcctCCTTTCTAACAAGCGGTTTCAACGTAAATGCGTCAACTTTAAGAATTTCTTCCAGTTCtttttgaaattcaccaaaacgAGTTGTCACCCAAAGTTTACCAGCAAAGTTATCTCTACAAATCTGTATCAATGTTGTTGCCATGCTTGTGTAATTGGGACTGATTTCATCAAAACCGTCaaaaagaaaacatattttctgatgatcacaaaaccatcgaaaaacCTTCCTTTCGAACGATTCAACCTCGCTTGTTGAGTCACTTTCCTGAAAGTTTAAATGATTCATTAAAAAGTTCAACACTTGTTCATTTCTCAGTGTAGTATTGTTTTTATTCCATTGATCAAATTGGGCAGAACAGTCCAAGAGATTGATTCTTACTATCCAACTCGCAAgattgtcatttttcatttgAGCAGCAAGCCAAGTAAGTAAAGTTGATTTTCCCATTCCTGGTGCCGCTACGACAAGTGCGACTTTATCGCGAATTTTCATGGGCTCAAATGTTTGCTGTTTTGCATCAAGCAGAACTCGATCAATATAAAATCTCAATgaattatcatttttatcaaaagaaCTTGCTGTTGAAATGACTAATCGTTCACCATTAATGAGCTTTTCCAAAGTTACTGCATCCAGCAAAGTTATTGGAGCTTCGTTCATTAATGTTTCCAACGGCACCAAGTTGCCTTGAAACAAAACGTCCCTTTCGAGAAGGTTCTTCTGACATTCATGTTCAAGATCGCATAAAATTGTTTCGTCAGCTATTGAACTGCAGTCGCTACAGCATTGTTTTTTAGTAATAATGATTAGTTTATCGATATTTTGACGAATTTTCCCGATAGCTTTCGCATCTGTTTCTGATAGATATgccaaaattaaacatttcggTTTTATGGTAGCTAATACTTTAACAATTTGTTCGATTTCTGTTTCACGAATGAAAACATATTTATATTCGGTTCCTTGATCGCGGAAGTACTGTACCAGTTTCAAGGAACTTATTTTAGGGGTACTGGTAAAAACATTCATACAAAATGAGTTCCCTTTTAGATTTCGCTGGTAAAAGTTAGCCCACGTGGATTTTTTTGCCTCCTCAATGTCAAATTGGACAAAGTTATTTCTTATTTTGTCCATTCCTATGTAATGTAATTTCTCTAATTCCACTTCATTTGCAGTCATTTCAAAATATGCGCAATTTTTATCAAGAAACCGTACATGTCCAGATTGCTTCCACCAGCGTTCGACTGCAGCGTAAGATTTAGAATAAATCAGTTCGTCattatcgtatttttttgttgctttaatGTTGCGCCTAACAATTTCTTCCAAGTTGTCCTCTGTGGCTTGTTCCAAGTAGAATCttagtttttccaaaaaatcgtttGAAAGTTGCTCAAGCTCCTCATCAGTGGGAATAAAAGGATCctcaagaatttttgaaacttctaaaCCTAAAGTTTTGGCTTTTCTACTGGAAACTTCCATTACCTTTTCATTGCTGAAAAGTTGCAGTAGATCAGAACTAttgtagttgttgttgttttcataTTTCAGCGTTTTgattccattttttaaattttttgtgtcGCAGTTCTGTAATAATAGTAGCCTGGCCAGCATCTCTGCCACTACATTCTTATGCCATGCTCTAAAAGATTCTTTTAAAGCCTCTGTGTACTTTATTTGAACTATCTTTCCAGACTCTTTTGTATGTAGTGTGTTTAACTCGGTTGAATTTGTACAGTTAGATGCATTTGGTAAATTTAACTTAGCTGGCGTGAAAATTATTAGTTCTAACTCAGATGCATCATATTCTCCTTGAAATATCAGGGACTTACTGGTCGGGCCAAACATGTACCGAATCTTGAGATAGCTCTCATAATATTTACTCAAATGAAAATCTCCACTTGTATCTTTAGTATTAATCAAATCTCGAAAATTTATAGTATGGTCTGGTTTTTTGTGTTTAGTTTGAACACAGCAAACACGGGATTTACCTCCATCGAAGGTCCTGAACACGACGTCGTCAAAAGCACCGGCATCGTCCAAGTTGTTTCCCAAGTAAAAGTCCTCGATTTGGCCATCTTGAAGCAACCGAAACAAAACCATCGTCAGGAGTTTCGTTTCGTAAAACTGACCCACGGCGGCTGTTCCCGGTCGTTTGATGAaggtgtttttgaaataatcattgaagaCGGCCTCGATTGCTTGCTTTTGTTGGTCATCCAAATGCGAACACAACTCAAAGGGCGTCTTGTTATCTGCGTTCTTTGCTTCATTGTAGGCTCCCTTGGCCAGAAAAAGTCGAACAACGTCTGCATTGCCGATGGTGACAGCTCTATGTAGTGGTGTTTCTATTTTGACATTCTTGTCAATGATGATAAGATCTGCAAAAGTGTTTAGGAGATTTTCGATCTCCAGGACATCACTTTTGTCGATGGCACCCATTAACAGAGGCATTTGTTTGTTGTTCATGTTTGTTTGAAGAGTTCGTTGTTGTTtgagctaaaaaaaatcatgaaaattaatTCATCTTTCGgaacattgatttttatttatgctTACACGAGTTTATATTGTCGCTGTTTCTGCTGCGTACCACTTTCGATGAGTATTTGATTAAAAACCTGCAAAAGAATCTTAGATGCATTATTTTATTCGGTTTGGTTGAGATTGAGCGGAGAGACAgggatttttcttaaattagaTTTACCCTCATAAAATAACATTCATGCAGGTTAATATTtggggaaaaaaagaaaatcggcCAAGAACTTACAGACGCGTTTGAAAATTACAGCGGTATCTTGGTTTAACAAAGCAAACATGTAcgctttggttttttttttaatttaaaatatatttcctGAGCAGAGCTTACAAAGGAtgtcattgaaatttaaaatggagCAGACGTAAATTAGATGATCTACAGTTAGTAAATTCTATGCAGTTTGAAAAGTCCCAATCCACGGTTTCTGACACGCACACTATGATGCTGTGTTTATACTTTTTTTCGCAGACacaggcaaatcgagtagacgaACTCGCCTGTAAAAAAaagctgtttaccacgtgctcgtggtataacTAAGGACACAGCTGACTTGATTTGCCTATGTATGCGTGTAAATGTTGTTAcgaactaacacactctcgcgcgttGATATCTCTTATAGAGCTGCTGTAGATACTCTACTCCAgccattctcaaccttcttctaggctggtacacCCTAccgtgtaaatcaagtaggctcggtacccccgttgagaatcgctgctctactcgatttgcctatggcTGCGTAAAACTAATTTAAACACAGCATCATAGTGTGCGTGTCAGAAaccgtggatatctctattgtGTGATCAGTGGTGTGATCAGTGATCTCCACGGTTTCTCGCGCACACACCATGATTCTGTGATAGTATTCGTATTcaaagtattgttttggtttcgatcggttgtgattggctgaattccaagcagctgattttgacgtttcaagTTGACTACCCCCACAAAGGCTGTGATTGGCTGAATTTCAAGCACGTGGTTTAACAGCTTGTCTAAATTTGTAAACAATCCAACAATTGGAATTTGATGTCCGTTTTTTCGCTAGATTCGCTGTTATTCCAGCGATGCCTGGCTCGGAAAGACAGCTTCCATACAGTTTCAACAGCTTTATGAAATAAagcgattttttgaataaaaaaaaatacattttcagcattttttggtATTGCAAAGTGTGCCAATAACACGAACGATCATAATCTGTGTGTATTTCTGCGTAGTATTGTagttatttttgataatttgagtTAATCGTTGAaacagaaaaaagttttaatcaaACATAATTGATAAGTGACCGTAAAAACgcttgaacatttttgaaaaacctcgaATAACTGATGAgtatttcgacggtaacatttcaaaaggcatcatgtacattttgacactttctgggatATTGCATATTGCataaatgagcaaaagttacttcagtttaagcatgattttaaataaagtaacataatcaaaatctctgccatcagcagtctctgtttatatagccctgtcaacctgtcaaacaaaagactacataaacctcgtgacgaaaaaaagcatcatgaacaaagtgccatgtacattcggcgcagaaaaacgaatcataacaaagcgcccccctcaatgacagcagggtgatatcgacgttggtgatttcaaaaggagttatgtttgttttactcaaataaaattacggaaatgatgttttattgaatttggatgatcaagtatcaataaaagcaacgttttttatcgtttgttattattagaacatcttattttgcttttatattaaaatgggaattgaaaatggatgctcaacattcaaatgcgtttttctcaaaacgcatggtttgaacatgatgctttttgaaatgttggcgtcgattcAAGTCAATTATTGTCAATATGCAGTAATATGACTCTAATGGTTTGATTTATCGTTAATACACATGTACAAAGCAAACCTGatttaaatcgatttttcagaaatgcagtTTTGACAAAACATAAGACAATTAAACTCAGCCCCTATGTTGTATATATGTCGTTTGATTCATTTTCATGATCTAAAACATTCATCGatgtaaaaataattatttgaatcagttaaaaataaaaatctgcatttttttattgaggttttgcagcgcgactgcgtttcaaatgtaggtggcgccaaaatgaggttacttgcctaaaatcgtatgcctttctgccgattaaagaacaaaatcgcttatttctcatggttccctgcatcaatcttaatgaaactggttgcaaaagacgagaaaaaatttttgctttgaaataatgaacatcattttttgggcgcgcaaaaattggtgacctttttcttttaaaaacatgttttggaacacgaaaaaattagtttcctcgtatatatcaatgaaataaacaattatatagttgataacagatgtgttaacgtatattcaacaatttttattgatttttgacagactttcttgccaaatagtccaaattactatctttttctaaatttacagttttctcatagaaaaat
This is a stretch of genomic DNA from Culex pipiens pallens isolate TS chromosome 1, TS_CPP_V2, whole genome shotgun sequence. It encodes these proteins:
- the LOC120413312 gene encoding uncharacterized protein LOC120413312 isoform X2; translated protein: MNNKQMPLLMGAIDKSDVLEIENLLNTFADLIIIDKNVKIETPLHRAVTIGNADVVRLFLAKGAYNEAKNADNKTPFELCSHLDDQQKQAIEAVFNDYFKNTFIKRPGTAAVGQFYETKLLTMVLFRLLQDGQIEDFYLGNNLDDAGAFDDVVFRTFDGGKSRVCCVQTKHKKPDHTINFRDLINTKDTSGDFHLSKYYESYLKIRYMFGPTSKSLIFQGEYDASELELIIFTPAKLNLPNASNCTNSTELNTLHTKESGKIVQIKYTEALKESFRAWHKNVVAEMLARLLLLQNCDTKNLKNGIKTLKYENNNNYNSSDLLQLFSNEKVMEVSSRKAKTLGLEVSKILEDPFIPTDEELEQLSNDFLEKLRFYLEQATEDNLEEIVRRNIKATKKYDNDELIYSKSYAAVERWWKQSGHVRFLDKNCAYFEMTANEVELEKLHYIGMDKIRNNFVQFDIEEAKKSTWANFYQRNLKGNSFCMNVFTSTPKISSLKLVQYFRDQGTEYKYVFIRETEIEQIVKVLATIKPKCLILAYLSETDAKAIGKIRQNIDKLIIITKKQCCSDCSSIADETILCDLEHECQKNLLERDVLFQGNLVPLETLMNEAPITLLDAVTLEKLINGERLVISTASSFDKNDNSLRFYIDRVLLDAKQQTFEPMKIRDKVALVVAAPGMGKSTLLTWLAAQMKNDNLASWIVRINLLDCSAQFDQWNKNNTTLRNEQVLNFLMNHLNFQESDSTSEVESFERKVFRWFCDHQKICFLFDGFDEISPNYTSMATTLIQICRDNFAGKLWVTTRFGEFQKELEEILKVDAFTLKPLVRKEAENYILNFCTKILKNNTNERNTFDDYLNRVLSNLPQSTRHGEHDLISIPLQIKMIAELIEYNFQTYCNTHDGQFKLEKIDSVTLYEKFIDLKFNVWVKEKTTINTTILSNKQHINEHREKNKDNYRLAAICTLFNADETKIVLSKTELKAVHIFLHQMKNSVDRTGFIVLVADGKAKFVHQTLAEYFVAQFLWDKYSTLEGDELENFIHDIIIKCLILKDRTQIVFFLAEIASIKINECSDFCFKASILLKQLLKILPSSRREFERKAFSYALGIVENSIITDEIEIFDKFKKYNGTHILKHHRIILLKAAEFGYISLVSLITYNKPGCINDSINWLNGWTALHFAAHRGHIKIVKRLLNLSANVNSATEENGQTALHMASEMGYISIVQLLLYKGAQVNSASKHSGITPLHLAAQKGFAEIVSLLLTKGAAIDRATTVYGQTALHFASSKGYLETVRILTKHRGNVNIKTQKKSTPLHLATRNGHFDVARLLLEKGADPNNTTEKGQKSFIEKAFDFFKNNLGNVNEEIIEEGWTPLHSAAKNNDVKIAIMLLENGADIESTDALEELTPLLVATKEGHFEMVKTLVSKGANVNFVSSDKGWTALHWAAFENFKKIVGLLLKNGAIKSSTTTDGKTAQDVANTKKHTDIVHMLLAETSSFITFDLESESESLNLIQNCLPKLHPAVTKERIDVDFELKTEDLTPLMRACYLGNLKEVLVLLDEGANVRLGNTKKAFTPLHCAAQQNYPEIIRLLVANGADIDCVTSDEGRTPLFQASVNGAIDAVKILLEMGANVRLGRTDDASTPLHCAAKNNYPEIIRLLVEKGADIDCVTSDEGRTPLFEASLSGAIDAVKILLEMGANVHLGRTDTASTPLHCAAQNNYPEIIRLLVAKGADIDCVTSDEGVTPLFVASLSGAIAAVKILLEMGANVHLGRTDTASTPLHCAAQNNYPEIIRLLVAKGADIDCTTSDDGRTPLFVASLSGAIDAVKILLEMGANVLLGRTDTAYSPLHCAAQKNYPEIIRLLVAKGADIDCVTSDEGRTPLFEASLSGAIDAVKILLEMGANVHLGRTDTASTPLHCAAQNNYPEIIRLLVAKGADIDCTTSDDGRTPLFVASLSGAIDAVKILLEMGANVLLGRTDTAYSPLHCAAQKNYPEIIRLLVAKGADIDCVTSDEGRTPLFVASLSGAIAAVKILLEMGANVHLGRTDTASTPLHCAAQNNYPEIIRLLVAKGADIDCVTSDEGRTPLFVASLSGAIAAVKILLEMGANVHLGRTDTASTPLHCAAQNNYPEIIRLLVAKGADIDCTTSDDGRTPLFVASLSGAIDAVKILLEMGANVLLGRTDTAYSPLHCAAQKNYPEIIRLLVAKGADIDCVTSDEGRTPLFEASLSGAIDAVKILLEMGANVHLGRTDTASTPLHCAAQNNYPEIIRLLVAKGADIDCTTSDDGRTPLFVASLSGAIDAVKILLEMGANVLLGRTDTAYSPLHCAAQKNYPEIIRLLVAKGADIDCVTSDEGRTPLFEASLSGAIDAVKILLEMGANVHLGRTDTASTPLHCAAQNNYPEIIRLLVAKGADIDCTTSDDGRTPLFVASLSGAIAAVKILLEMGANVHLGRTDTASTPLHCAAQKNCPEIIRLLVAKGADIDCVTSDEGVTPLFVASWNGAIAAVKILLEMGANVHLGRTDTASTPLHCAAEKNCPEIIRLLVAKGADIDCTTSDDGRTPLHVAAWKGNSKAAMVLLEHGAS